The nucleotide sequence GCGCTCGCGGACGACGCGGCCACGGTGACGGAGGCGACGGCCGCCTCGGCTCCTGCGCCCTCGAGGAACGCCTCGCCGACCTCGTCGTCGGCGTAGGCGGGCACCCAGGGCAGGTCTTGCGCGAGCGCCCAGAGGGCGGGGCGGCGGAGGCCGAACTCGGTGGCGGAGGCGGGGTCCAGCACCATGAGCTGGGTGCCCTCCCCGGCCGCGGCGACCGCCACCCGGCGGGACTCGGCGGGGACGGGGCGCGCCTGAGGGTCCCAGGCGCGGAGGGTGTCGACCGACGTGAAGGCGGGGAGCACGGCGCGGCCGTCGGGGCCCTGGACGGTGACGATCGCGAGCTCCTGCGTCTTGTCGACGGTGACGCCGTGCTCGTTCACGCCCTCGTCGCCCGCATGAGCCAGCAGAGGGATGAGGAGGCGTGCCCCGCGCAGCGCGTCGACGACGGCGGCCTCGCCGACCTCGCCTGCGGAGAACGCGCGCAGAGCGGTGAGGAGCGCGGGGTCGGCCGAGCCGTCGTCGCCGGCGTAGGCGGTGTCGTGCGCCTGGAAGGTGCGGCCGGCCCAGGGTCGGCCGGCGGAGTCGACGGCGGGGTGGCCGTGCGGGTCTGCGTCGTGCAGGTCTGCGCCGTGCTCGTCGGACATCAGCGCCCGGCGACCTCGAGCGCCTGGGCGAGCGTGAACGCGCCCGAGTACAGGGCCTTGCCGACGATCGCGCCCTCGATGCCCTGCGGCACCAGCGCGCGGAGGGCGACCAGGTCGTCGAGGCTCGAGATGCCGCCGGAGGCCACGACCGGCTTGTCGGTCTTCGCCGCCACCCGCGTGAGGAGGTCGACGTTCGGGCCCTGCAGAGTGCCGTCCTTCGTGACGT is from Frondihabitans australicus and encodes:
- a CDS encoding SseB family protein, producing MSDEHGADLHDADPHGHPAVDSAGRPWAGRTFQAHDTAYAGDDGSADPALLTALRAFSAGEVGEAAVVDALRGARLLIPLLAHAGDEGVNEHGVTVDKTQELAIVTVQGPDGRAVLPAFTSVDTLRAWDPQARPVPAESRRVAVAAAGEGTQLMVLDPASATEFGLRRPALWALAQDLPWVPAYADDEVGEAFLEGAGAEAAVASVTVAASSASARLDGPEVVVRLALRPGLDREALSALLGRVQANWAASDVIRDRVDSLAVKVVAAE